DNA sequence from the Daphnia carinata strain CSIRO-1 chromosome 8, CSIRO_AGI_Dcar_HiC_V3, whole genome shotgun sequence genome:
tttcatgttttggCTATTCATTGAAGAAAACTCTACGTAAATCTTATTCTTGAGTACAGGTTTGCCGGGGGCTTTACGTATGCGCCCGAGACAGCGAGATATGGAAACTCGCATGTCTTAGGTAGTACATGCAATCATTTAGCTTCTTtctatttgaatatttcaaattgttttttttttctcttacttATTTCAGCGTCTGGAAAAATGAATGCAATCCAACAACGTTGGGCTTCAGTGGATACAGGGATATGTTTATCCATCGTCCTCGTCTTCACGTCCTCGTCTTCACTTCAGTGGCTGTTACATCAGTAAAACATCGTATGTCAGGCAGGGAGAGAACAGCTTTCAAGATACGAATTACCAGGTAAAAAGGCTTGATGTAAAGTGTTTCTAAACATATATCTCATCTCATATTTTctttggaatttttaaaaaatttagccCTGGCATATGGTGAACTATTTTCGCTATTTGCGCTTTTATCCGGACTGCACAGCCGTCATGTATACTACGGCCGATATGCCTAGTTTAGTCGTTTCGAAACgattaaaacgaaaagatccGTCCTGTTTCCGCGGATTTTACACACTCCACGGCAATATTGCAACATGCATATTCAAACGTAAGCGGGTTCCCGAACGACCTGAACGCATTGAGAATATGAGgcacagaagaagaaatgaggaggccaataataatggcAGCACAATTGCTGAACAAATTTTCGAATTAGTAAGTTGATAACAGTGAAGATCACTCatgttttattcaaattttcgttGTTTCGGTAGGAATTGGAAATCAAGACGGTCAAGAAAAAACTTCATTGGGCACTCCATTGGAAACGTTATGCAATCCAAACTGTTTACCAAGATAAAGATCCAACGACTGCAGATTTCGATATTACCGCCTCACGTTTCCCGCCCCTGATCTTCAGTCGTGTAAGATCGTACAACGCCCTCAGTGAAAACCTCTTTAAATACGAAAACAAGTTCTTTCCACTCAATTGCAAATACGTTTGACGATTGCCTGTGCCTGTGAAAAGctctttttaatttgatttttttactGCAGAATGAGAAATTAATTTGTTACAACGGGAAATGAAAGAACTGCTTAACGTTATCCCTGAACATTTTTGGATGTTCACTCAAAAAGTAAGACATTCTTCCAGCACCGCGGGTTTCTCTGGTAAGACGGTTTTCGCGTAAATTCCTTTTCTCGCGCAGGGAAATGGAATATTCGTAGCGAGTTTGAAGGAGTTGGTTTGGAACAGTCTGCTGATTCATCTATGTTTGCTGGGCTTTATCGCGAATGTTGAACATGAGATGGTACGCCATTGCAACGAAAATGAGTTGGCTTTTCccgaaaaggaaaagtaataTATCCATGAATTAGAgtttgattcaaaataattaaaaataaaatttttattcatgGAAAAACTATCGGtctgaaatgaattattttaatttcaatgaataGCTCTTAGTATGAGCTTTCTACTTCTGTAACATTAAAAGTAGGATTTCCGTAATCAAAAAATTTCTGGAACGAAAGATTCTTTGTCGTTTTATCGTTTGGGTCCATTACATCTTTGGATCGCAAAActttgcaaaataaaattttttatatttttttgttatggaATTATTGCATTAAGTTTTACGAAAATCGAAAGCCCTTACAATGGGCTATTCGTTGCAATTagaattattctttttagaCCAATAGTTTGtccattaataaatattttatttatggACGGTGAatgggaggaggggaaactaTGAAAAACCGAAAACTTTGGGCCCTTCGTTAAGACATTCTTTGGGCTTATTATATGTTATAAAGGTAATATCTAGCTTCCTTGTGTCACGAGGAATGTTTTGGTGGccattaaacaacaaaaatttatcgaaTTAGTTAAAGAAATACTAAATAACGATCAACCAATCACAGTGAGAAAACGgatgccattatttttaggcggaatttttaaaatttccattctgatcaacgtaaaaaaaattcaaaaacagtttCATGATTTCAAGTTTGTCTTATGGTATAGGATAATCGTTATtttaatacaaaaagaaaagaaaagctttttcatttggcttattttcatattcaaatatttacagtCTTACATTATTTTTACTACGGTGGTTTGGACCACCGTTGAAGaagttcaaatttttcagTTCAACTTACCCTTGCAGTTGGCGCCAAAACGGTCAACCGGTTCAACCATCTACCGGACAGTTGACGCAAAAACGCAAGTTCactgaaaaagttgaactaaaagtacACGCCAAAATGCCCCCTGTACCACCGTTGACCTTCAGGTGAACTGCAACTCCTTCCCTTTCTCCACTTTTTCTCAACTCTTCCGTTTTGGCGTCAATCTTGACGAAAAGTTTaactaaaaaggttcaacaaaaggttgacgccaaaattCGCCCTAAAGTATAATCCCAGTGGAAAATTGACTGCTCATACAATGcataaaaaattttagaatCCCTTTTTCGTGCATTCTGACGTCCACATAAAAGGTTTAGTGGCTTTGAATGGGTCGTTTGT
Encoded proteins:
- the LOC130704204 gene encoding LOW QUALITY PROTEIN: F-box only protein 9-like (The sequence of the model RefSeq protein was modified relative to this genomic sequence to represent the inferred CDS: deleted 2 bases in 1 codon), translated to MAETNQSSEELLENFRRQWEAELSVARSQQAETHGNQGKSTSIPVHNQEEESVTEKNIKVAENEDEAVSMYLQGVKYEKSGDVVKAIRFYKQAMQLVPDIEERIYTYQESKVINPFLLTRGAAKISILDVPFANDNNNADVVDDELPNFQRVCPPLEEPKVTTHISDLPREIIAYLLKWVVSSELDLRSLEQVSLVCRGLYVCARDSEIWKLACLSVWKNECNPTTLGFSGYRDMFIHRPRLHVLVFFSGCYISKTSYVRQGENSFQDTNYQPWHMVNYFRYLRFYPDCTAVMYTTADMPSLVVSKRLKRKDPSCFRGFYTLHGNIATCIFKRKRVPERPERIENMRHRRRNEEANNNGSTIAEQIFELELEIKTVKKKLHWALHWKRYAIQTVYQDKDPTTADFDITASRFPPLIFSRVRSYNALSENLFKYENKFFPLNCKYV